The Candidatus Methylomirabilis sp. DNA segment TCGAGCCATTCCTCCCCCTCGTGACCCGGTGGCGCCGGTGGGCCGACCGGCGCAAGCAGGTGGCGTTCCCTCTATTCCCCGGCTACTGCTTCGCCCGGTTCCCTCTCCGCGAGCGGCT contains these protein-coding regions:
- a CDS encoding transcription termination/antitermination NusG family protein — protein: MPAETPNGSAWYALRTRSRHEKLVRDQLATRGIEPFLPLVTRWRRWADRRKQVAFPLFPGYCFARFPLRERL